The sequence below is a genomic window from Sphingobacterium sp. ML3W.
TAAAACTCATCACTACCTCATCCTCTACAGATGTAATTATCGGGAAATCTGCCGGATGTGCCAACATGTTTTCTATTCCTTCTTTAGCAAAGGTGTTTTCTTTTTCTGCGATGCGCATGTAGTAGCGCAAAGCCAAGGAATTGGCAAAGCGACGCCATTTAACGACATTGCCTCCAAAATAGATATCTGCACTTGCCAAAACATCATATCGGCCATTAGGTTTTGAAAATAAGGCGTTTGCCTGTTTCAGCTCTTCAATGATTCCTTTGTAGATCACATCCTGCCGATCAAACTTGGGGAAATTGTACTGCACGCCTCCCTGTTCAGCTTTTAGCGCATCGGTATAAGGAGCATCTCCCCACAAATCTGTGATCAGCCCAAACAGATAAGCGCGCATGACCAGTGAAACACCATGATGAAAATCAAACCCCAATTCTTCAGACCGGCGACGCATCAATTCGTTATCGCGTAAAAATCCATAATAAGCATCCCAGCTTAATATTCCCCCTGTCCACTCATAATCATTGTGCGAATCAAACCAGGCATCCAATTGCGTATGTTGAACCACACCTCCCAGATCTGTAAAACTGAGATCATTATATTTACTTCCTGTACCAGCAAGTATAGTGGGCAATAGTAAATTTGGATTTGCTTCCTCCTCACTTACGCCATTGGGATTGATATTGATTTCCGTTAGATCTTTACAGCTCCACAAGCATATACTTATGGCAGAGACAAACAGTGCTATTTTTATAGTTTTAAAATGATTGTTCATTGTCTTGGCTTTATATTAAAATGTGATATTAACCTTAAATCCGATCGGCATAGTCCAAGGAGTTACGTTGTAACGCTCTATGCCCTGCTTAAAACCGACTCCTACTTCAGATTGAAACGCCATTTCGGGATCAATTCCAACTTTGGCCTTCGTCCATAAAAGTAAATTGCGGGTATAGACCCCCACACTGCCCCCATCAATGCCCATACGCGTAAGCCATTTCCCTTTCAAATCATAACTGAAAGACAGTTCTCTTAATTTAATAAATGAGGCGTCAAACGTGGCTGCATTCATAAAATCCCATGGGTAGTTGTCCGAATAAGCAATATATTGTGTACCCTCACCACCTAGATTTTCTTTATATCCTGTGATATTCCCCTGGGCATCGTATTCTGCAATGACCCCTGGGTTGAATACGCCAAAGTTTCCAACGTTTCCACCTACATTGACTGGATAGCCTCCATATTCATCACCAGGACCTCCAACAATTGGATAACGGTTACCTTGCACACGAACCAGATCATTTTCAATCAGATAATTACGTAGGGACTCTCCTGTCAGTCCGTTTGGATTGATCAACTGATCCAAAAATCGTTGCGTGGTAAGGTTCGATTCAAAATAGCGGTAGGTCTGCGACATAAATTTACCTCCAAAACGCATATCTGCAGCGATATTCATCGTCCATTTTTTATACCGCAATGAAGATTGGATTCCCATACTGAAGTCAGGATTAAAATTGCCGATCTTATTGCGGCTATTATTAATACGTACAGCCTGCCAAGAACCATTTTTATCCAATATAGGATAACCATTATAAGGAGATGATGGATCTTCAACAGTCACGAGTTGAGAGTCATACAGATCACCAATCTCTTCCCCCACATAGGTTCGTGCTCCACCACGTCCATCCGTCCAGAACGTATGAAACTCGACACCTTCCGAGAGCTCATTGATCCGCGTTCGGTTACGGTGCCAATTAACACCTAGATCCCACGTCCAGTTTTCTTTTTCAATAGGACGTCCAGATAAGGCCAGCTCTATCCCTTTACTGCTCAATAGACCAGCATTAATGTTTCTCGAACTAAATCCACTTGAGCTCGGCAATGTCGTGGAAATGATCTGATTTTTATTATCTAGCGTATAATAGGTTCCTTCAAATTTTAACCTGTTTTTCCAAATTCCGATATCAGTACCAATTTCATATGAAGTTGCTTCTTCGGGTTTAAGATCTGGTAAAAGAAGCTTTCCAGAACGTGTAATACGCAACACATCACCCCAGCTTCCGGGATTACTCAGCACATTAAACAAATTGTAACTTCCGGTATCATTTCCTACACGTGCGATACCCCCCCGCAACTTGAATAAACTCACAGCCGCTGGCAAAGTAAAAACGCGATCGGCCAATAAGCTTAGCGATGCAGAAGGATAAAAATAAGAACGATTAGCGGCGGGTAAAGTACTCGACCAATCATTCCTGCCAGTCAAATCCAGGTATACCATATCCCGATAACTGAGATTGATCAATCCGTAGACACTATTGACAGCACGCTCCGAAAGACTACTTGCAAAATCCAAGTTGAGCGGACTGATATTAGAAAGGCTATACAAACCCGGCGTTATTAAACCTGCACCATTTTTAGATGCATTTTGGACCGAATTTGATTTGGAATAGCGAAGATTTCCGCCTAGCGATCCCGTGGCATGGAAGTCTCCCAATTTCTTATTATAGGTAGTCAGAAAATCTATATTCTGCTCCATATTCATCAGATTGACGATACCATAGGCACCACGTGGCTCATTAGTATAGCTATAGGGGATTTTGGTTTCCCGATTCTCCCAGTAAACATCTGTGGCATAGCGCACCATCATATTCCAATCCTTCCGAATGTTCCAGTCCAATCGCAAATTTCCGAATACACGATCGCGAACGAAACCGTTGTTGACACCATAGGCTAAAAAATAAGGGTTATTAAAATTCCCCATGGACTGCGAGCGTTGCTGTAACCCCTCTTGTCCAGGCATCCAATAATCTTTCAGATCCAATATATTAATGTGCGGCGCCACTTCATATGCCGCTTGCAAAGGATTTGTTCCGCGATTGGTAGCAGGGCGATTATTAGAATTGTTTCGGCTAGCATCCAGAGACATTCCCAATGAAAGATTATCGCGCAAGCGCATCGTTGCATTGATATTCAACGTATTTCTAAATAAATCAGCATTAGGTACAATGCCCCTATTATTCATATTAGAATAAGAAAACCGATAATCAAGGCGTTCACTACGATTAGCCAATGAAATTCCGTTGGTACTCGTTATCCCGGTCTGTACAAAATTTTTGATATTATTCGGGTAAGACTTTAATTCCGTCGGGATCTGATTCCCATCAGCATCCCGTGGGCTATTCCACTGGATGGCCTTGTATCCTCTATCTAGAGCAGGTCCTACCATGTAACTGGATTCCTCTTCAATTGTAAGATCTCCGGCAAGATCTCCTGGTTTCCAAGGCATAGTACCACTCGCAAATTTATTATGTAAATCGATGTAGTGATAAGGAATATCGAAAACGGTATTACTCGTCAAGTTTATCGTCATTTTCTCTGCATTTTTACCACTCTTGGTTGTGATCAAAACTACGCCATTTCCTGCTCGTGATCCATAAAGAGCAGCGGCACTAGGCCCTTTTAAAACAGATATATTTTCAATATCCTCTGGATTGATATTGGATATCGCATTTCCATAATCCACCTTATTATCATCACCGATTTGACCGATATTGTTGAGTTGATTCATAATCGGCACCCCATCGACAACAAACAGAGGCTGATTATCGCTACTTAAGGATGAAGCACCACGAATCACCATACTCACCGAAGCCCCAGTAGGGCCTGTAGCACTGATCGCAACCCCCGGAACCTTTCCTGCCATAGCAATCATAAAATTATCATTGTTCACCCGATTCAGATCTTCACCTTTCACGGTACCTACTGCATATCCGAGTGAACGGTCCTGACGTTTGATCCCCAAAGCAGTGACCACCACCTCTCCCAGTTCATTTTTATTTTCCTCTAAAATGACGGACTGCACTCCAACGGTATTGGCATCGATCTTTACAGCGCTTATTTCTTTGGTTCCATATGAAATATGCGTAACCAAAAGCGTGTAAGTACCCGCAGGCACTTTCAATTGAGCATCTCCCTTCGCATCGGTCAATATGCTTTGACCAGTGGATCTAATTTTAATAGATGCTCCTGCAATGGGCTTACCTGTCTCATCGATGACATGCAAACGCATATTAAAGTTCTGTTGCACTTGTTCGCCGACTAAAACTACAGCACCGTTTACCTTTTTTGAATGGATATTGGTATTTTTCAAAATATAGCGCAATACTTCTTCAAAACTTGCATTTTGGAAAGTATGCTCCTTTATTGCGACTTTCTCCAATTGCAAAGCTTGCTTATCATAACCGATACCAAGACCAGTTTGCTGAGACAGAAGCAATAGCGCCTGCGAGGCATTACCTGCTTTAAGATGGATATTGATTCCTTCTGATTTCACTTGCCTATTATGAGCATAGACTGAGGTTGCTGTAACCTCCGAAATGAATACAGATGAGCTGAAAGCCAATGCAGCAGCCAATGTGCTGAGCTTCGTAATTTTATACATATATTTGCATTAATGTTTATTACAACATGAATTAAGGGTGCTCACTGGTCGATTTTGCGGTTTGCCAGATGAGCACTTTTCTATTGAGAAACTCCCCCGTTTCCCATCTTTAACTGTTTTTAAGTTTATTTATGTAGTATTATTTCATTTCCTTCCCTCCTAAAATTAATTTGGTGAATAGTACATATCATATGAAGAAGCTGATCGACCGATTTTACCTGAGGTAAAAGCAACGAATAGCTAAAACTAGCCGTATCTAAGCTGTCACTACGTAAGATCAAGCCATAGCGATTGTAAATAAGTTCCTGTAATTCGGAAAAATTGGCACCAGACATTAAAATACCGCCACGCGTCCAGATATTGGCATAATCGGGATTGGAATCATACAGTTTATAACTGCCCTGATCCTTTTCATATTGCAAACGCTTACCTGCCGTTAGCACGTGCAATGACGTATTTAAGTTACTACCAACCCGTACACGCCCAGTTTTAACATCGATGGTAATATTTTTTGATTGTTCTGAGTTATTGACGTTAAAGGAAGTACCGAGCACGGCTATGGTTAATGTTCCCGTTTCGATTGAAAACGGATGTAAGGTATCGCGTTGCACATTGAAAAAGGCCTCTCCTTTATCCAGATAAATTTTTCTGCTTTTCAGATACTCCTGCTCATGATATCGAACCTGGGTGTTTCCATTGAGCGTTATGATTGAATGATCTGGAAGTTGTAATTCCCTTTGTTCGCCGGGAAGGGTCGATATCTGTGTGAAAGCAATCGAAACAGCAGTATCACTTTGAATGAAAGGTTGCGATTTTTGATAGATTAACAAGCCCGAAACACCGAATATCAAAATCGAAGCTGCAACAGAAATCCAGCGTAATCGGACCACACGAGCTTGTTTTTTACTGGCTTGAATAGATGGAGGAAATGCAGCGAATATCGCTTGCTTCACTTTTACTTTATGCTGTTCATCTGTAAAAGGATCTTCTTTACCAGAAGATACCTCATCATACCAGCTATCCACGTTCTTTTTTTCCTCTTCCGACAGTTTATCTGCAAGGTAACGCTGTATTATATTTTTAAACTCTTCTAAATTCACCTGTTTGCTGTTGTTTTACTTACTACAGGTGAAGACCATCAAAATACTTTAAGAAACTGTTTTCTTTATGTTAAGAAATTATGAAACAGATAAACACTCGCTAAGACCAGCAAGATATCATCGTGGTCTGCGAATCGTTGTGTCAGATCTTGCTTCAGTATTTTCTTTGCCTCATAGAGATGATTTTTCACCGTCTGCTCGGCAATACTCAGTTTCTGAGCAATCTGCTTGATGGTATAGTTGTCATTTCGCAAAAGATATACGGCCTGCATGGTTTTGGGCAACCTCGCTACAGAACGATCTACTATATTTTCTAACTCCTGATACTGTGCAAGTGTATTATCATTTGAAGCAGTAAACTTATCCATACGGTATAGCATCTTTTCCATGATGTTTTTGCGTACTTTCTCTGTCGCATAATGATTTAATATCTTATTTTTGATTGCTTTAAAAAAATAAGGTTTTATTGATTCGTAATCCTCTTTAAGTAAATGGCGCTTTTCCCAAATTTGAATAAACACTTCCTGAACAATATCTTTTGAAATCGCTTCATCCTGCAAATGTCGATAAGCCAATGCATATAACTCTTCCCAGTAAGCATCAAAAAAATAGGTAAACGCCCGTGGATCTCCATTTTTAAATCGAGACAAATAAAGGATTTCCTTCTTGGTTTGGGTAAACATGACCTTACAAAGATAGGTTGAGAATATTACGCTAATATTAATTAATCATCAACCTTACAATTCTGCTACGCAAACAGACCCAGGATATCTTTTGATACTTTCGTATTGTTCCCTTGATTGTCACAAAAATTTAAATTTCCCATGATCTTTTGACACCGTTGTACGGTATCCACTGTCGTCACTTATCTCTAAACGACCAAGTATATTTTTACTTACTGTGGTCTGAGTTGCATAATCATTTTTTTGCCACTATATTGCTAGCATAATCTTCCTTAATAATGGTTTTAGAACCATTATCAGTCACTTTTGTAAGATTACCAGAATAGTCTTGCTCCTATTTGATTTTCCTGGACCACCGATCCGAAACAATAATATTACCCCAGCTATCAGTTGTAATTTTTATATCGCTTTTATCAATAGGGGCTTGTTTGATAGCCTAAAATCAGAGTTCGAAAACGTATTACTTTATAAAGCTGTTGCTGTAATATATCAGTTTGCCACTATCTGTCATGCCATTAATAACGACATGAAATCCTTTTGCGTTCGAATTATTATGAAATAATATCTGCATGCTCGAATTAGTAATATCCAAATTAATATAGGGATTCCAATACAAAGTCAATCGATCATCATAAGGTGTATTTACTTGCTTTTCGGCGTTATTGTATTGAGGTGAATAAAACGGTAAGGTAGACATATAGCCCGCCACTTGATGTAAGGTCACACCTTGGCCGCTATACCTATTTCGACCATCTATATCGGCATAGATCATGATTGCTCCACCAGACGGGTTGCTTGGATAGTTGTCATATAATCTAATCAATTTTATCTCTTGAAGCGTAGTGGGCACATATCCCTCACCAGCATTAGGGTTATATTCACTGTTATTAACAAGAATCACAGGTTGGGATGCCTTTAGTTTGGGATATGTTACTTTTAAATAATCAATTAAACTTTCCAGGGTATCGATATAAGCAGGTATAGTTAAATCATTTTGAACATCGATATCTAGATATGATGGATGCTTGGCAAACCACCCTCGAGAAAGCTTATTGGCCATTTGCTGTAACTTTAGGTCGACTTTTCTATTTATATTCACAGTCTTCAATACACGTCTTCCACTGGCGTCGATGGTGTAATCTGGGTGGTAATCTGTGGATAATTTGATTCGTATGCTGCTGTCCTGTAAGTTACGAATCGTACTCTTGTTCAACTTATAATCGTGTTGACCGACTAAGTCATTGAAAAAATATTCTGTTGTAAAATCATAAAATTTCATCTTTTCATAAACCTGTACAGCTCGCACTTCTATGGTATCACTAAAAACAATTTCTTTAGATCCAAAGTAGCCATCTTTGTCAAAAATAACTTCACTGTAGCGTACCAGACTATCATTCAGCATCCGATAGGACAAGGACAATCCTCTTCTTGGTTTTCCTGCTTTTACATCCTTCTGTTGGATCTTTTGATAACGTTCATAATATTTTGGCCAGTCCTTTTTCACTCCTAGTTTCCCGCGAAGGTATAAGACCGAATCCGCTATGACTGGTAGGGTACCTAAAAATGATGTCGCTTGAAAATCTGCTCCTATATTTTGTGTAGTGTCCGTTGGAATGGAAATATCGGTAATGGAAATGGATAAATTGGCCACCTCGGAATCACTTAAGTTTAATGTAATACGGTTTGCACCTAATGGTTGTGCTGAGAACTGATCAAGAATGACTAATGGCGTAATCAGCTCCCCTTTTACCATCGATTTACGCAGACTATCAACGCTTGAATTGGGTTCATTGATCATTATTTCTGTAACTCCTTCTTGGATAACAAAGAGTTTTTTAATGAGTCGATCATGGGGGGTGTCTAAGTTTCTTTTTGTGAAAAAACTGAGGTACAGTTCGTCTTTGGAGTAGTCACGAGGTATAATATATTGTCCTGCAGTTACTCCACGATCGATGAATAACACACTTTCCTGCAATGGAGTCGAAACACCATCAACGTTTGAAAAGGGAGAGAAATATAAATTCTTCACCTCTTCGTCAAATGTATTTCCGTGTTTGAAATAGGCTTTAAACCATATGGTATCTCCAGGAAAATATATGGTCCTATCGGTATGAACGGAGAGCCCCTGCCCCAAACTTAGGTTATGCGCACCACATAGCAAAAACATAATCAGTAACCACCGCAGCACTACGAATGTTGGAAAAAGACAATTATTTTTTATGCTCATTTGGGTTTATAAAAAATAGGTAAAGATTATGAACAGTAATTTATAAGAAGCTAGTTATAAACTTACTGTTTATTTTTTACATAAAGAAGCTATTTATCAACCTCTTAGTGTAATTTCAAAATGCGAGTTATTGTTTCATTTATAGAATAATAGCAGCTCCTAGTCACATTCTTCCTCTCCATACATGATATAGGTAATTGAACTTACTTGAAAAAGTGTGTGCTTTTAATAACGAAACGCTAATGCGTCGATTTGACCGATCTATTTCGTTGGAGCCTCCGGAAAAAGAAGATTTTTGATGGTTTTGACCTTAAAAGGTTATAGTATCCAAAATATCTCTATCTTCGAGAGTTTAACATGTACCTGCTAATATATTAACGTTTGAATAAGTCAGATTTGAAACAAAAAGATATTCTAAAATTTTGGAGAGACGTTGAGATTTTTGATCTTCCTAGTTTTGATAATGAAGCCCGCATCCTAAATGAAAAAGAAATTTTACCTTGGAATAATACAAACAGGACAGTTAAGAAAAATTATAAGTGGCGCTATACGCTGATTTTTGGAAAGATTGATAAAACATCCATTGTCAATCACTTAAATGATTTATTAGGTATAACAGATCCTAATGATTGGGAAACTCCAGTTACTGGCGCTAGTAGCTTATCTGCGCTGATGCTGAATGAAAATGGGCAAATCGAAAATGAAGAATACATGGTATCGAGCTACCTTCTTGGTATAAAAGCCTTGGAAAAGAATCTCCATCTATCTACTATACCGAAGGCAATCATGGAGTCTAAAAATGACTTTTATGAACGTTATAATCTCAAATCTAACAATGATAATGACGATAAACTAGAACAGGAGGAATCGATTTCTTGGGATCATCTTTTAAAAGAAATAGCTTATGTAAGCGGTTTTAGTGAATGGTCTGCAAAAAAAATCGACGTTTACGTTTTGGAAAAACTTGTTCCTAAAGATAGTGAGGGTAACCTGAGCTTATTCAACAGCTTCTATCTGGACGACTTAAATTACCTTTCAGGTATCGAAGAAGACAAATTAGGTCAAGCTTTACAAAGCTACCTTCATTTAAATCCCTTGAAAGAGAAAAGGGAAGATTTAATAGGGAGTCCAGATTATTTATTTCAAAGCATCGCCCCTCGTTTGATGTCAGCTGGTCGATGGCCCTCAAATATAGCGCATGGTCTTTATACGGCACAATTGGGTGCTGTAAATACGATCTTTGCCAACCTACGTGAACAGCGTGGTTTACAAGGTGTAAATGGCCCTCCTGGTACCGGAAAAACAACACTGCTGAAAGATATTATAGCGGAGGTTATTGTGGAAAGGGCTAAAGTAATTTCTGCCTTAGGTTGTCATAGTATCTTTGATAGTGGTAACAGGATAATTGAACAGGAGTCTGGTTTCAACCTCTATACTTATCCGCTAAATAAAGCTCTTCGAAACAATTTTGGTATCGTAGTGGCGAGCAATAACAATGCTGCTGTTGAAAACATCAGTAAAGAACTGCCACTGAAGAGTAAAATCGATATAAAGGAGTTTCCAAATGCTGATTATTTTTCGGACTTTTCTCAAAACTTGATCCAAGAGGAAAGTTGGGGAGTTTTGGCAGCAGCTCTGGGAAATAGTAAAAATAGAAGTTCTTTTAGACAGGCATTTTGGAAAGCGAACAATGCAGATGGTGAGCCGGCCTTTCATGATTTTCTTTATAGCTTGTATAAAGATGCTGAGGATGATCAAACATATGCGTACATGAAAAGCTTTGATGAAAAGAATAGCTTATTTATGAGTCTTTTAAATGAATTTGAAGCATTCAAAAAGTTGGCTTCATCTTTTCATACGCAACTGCCAAAATATATCAATAACAAGAAGATTCAAGATAGCACACGCGTTGAGGCTAACGAAATAGCCGAAAATCTACATAGTCTGAAAGAGGAAGAGAAAACGATAAATGCGCTCATAGATCAGATTGAAGAGGATGTGAACCGCCTACAGAATCTGATTAAATTGCAAACCGTAAGAAAACCTTTATTTTTCTTCTTCCATAAGTTGTTTCAATCCAATAAATTCAAACAATGGAATCTGCAAGCTGAGGAATTAATGAATGATTTAAATGCTGGAAATCTTAGCTTAAAAAAGACGAGGGATCATCTCTCTTTAAATAATGCTGCGCTGGGTAAATTAATGACGCAGGAGGCTAACAATAAGAAAGTATTAGCATCGTTAGAACAGTTCTTTTTGGCGTATGAGAAACTGCAAGATGAGCTCTTTTCCACTTATGGAATCGAGCCAAAAAACCTCCTTAACACCGATTTGCTACAAAAGGATCTGAATGAAATACAGCTTTTAAACCCGTATCATTCGGCTAAAATAGCTAAATTGAGAAGTGATATTTTCATTACGGGACTGCAGCTCCACCATGATGCAATATTAGCAAATGCTAAAAAAATCAAGAATAATCTGAACGCTTATTTTATGATGTCATCTGGCTGGGTAAAAGTCGAGAGCGATATGGCTCAAAATCTGTGGGATACTTTCTTTCTATGTGTTCCGGTTGTTTCTACTACCTTAGCTTCCGCTAGCCGATTATTTGCAAATTTAAATACGGAGCAGATCGGATGGCTACTTGTGGATGAGGCTGGTCAAGCTACACCTCAATCGGTAGCCGGATTGATCCATAGATCTAAACGTTGCATTATAGTAGGCGATCCATTACAGGTCGAACCTGTTGTTACGATACCGGAAAACCTGGTTACAAAACTTAGACAACAAAACAATGTGCATGTAGATTGGTCTCCTTGTAAAACTTCGGTCCAACAGTTGGCGGATCGTGTTTCACTTGCCGGTACCTATATGCAGGTGGGTAATTCGGATGACAAAATTTGGACAGGGTTTCCCTTACGTACCCACCGCAGATGCGATGAACCGATGTTTTCAATCGCTAATCAGATCGCCTATGGCAATCAAATGGTCAAAGCTATTAAAACAAATTCGGAGGAAGAGTTTATTGGTCCATCCACCTGGTTTCATATTGAAACCACAACCGAACCACAGAATAAGCACGTTATTATTGAAGAAATAACGTTTTTAAGACACAAAATTTCCAGATTGATTGACAAAATGGATTACAAAGGACATATTTATGTGATATCGCCATTTAAATCGGTCGCTGATTATTGTAAAAATGAATTTAAGCAGCATCAACAAGTTTTTTGTGGGACTATACATACCTTTCAAGGGAAAGAAGCAGATATTGTTTTCCTTGTATTAGGAAGTGACCCAAAGTCATCTGGTGCTCGAAACTGGGCATCTGAAAAACCGAATATGCTCAATGTAGCATTAACAAGGGCACAGAAACGCTTTTATGTTATAGGTAACAAAAAACTGTGGGCAACATGCGATTATTTCAGTACCATGGCAAGGAATCTACAGTAGTTTTTAGATTGTTTATTATAATGAAATTGATGATCAAGAAATATCATACATGTAGTTCGCTGGCCGCATACAAGTAAATGTTCAAAATTATAAACAACACTACAATACCAACTTATACCGAACAGATCGACCAGCTCCTAACAAATCTAATGCTCCAATTTCACTTAAATGTTGTAAATCTCTTGTCGCTGTTGCTTTAGAAGCTTTGGTTATGGCAACATATTTCTTTGCTGTCATCCCTCCTTCAAATCCTTCTACTCCAGCTTCAAACATACGGTTAATTGCTTTTAATTCTCTATCATTCAATTGATCTTTAAAGCCATCAAAGAATTTTACCTTTATTACGGTGAATTCTACCAATTGCTTTGCATCAATTTGTGCATCTAAAATAACTTGTGCAAAATATTTAATCCACTCGGTTATTTCCAGGCTTGTTTGAGCATTTTTTAATGCTTCGTAATAGGTATGCTTATTTTTTTCAATAATCTTCG
It includes:
- a CDS encoding FecR family protein, which produces MNLEEFKNIIQRYLADKLSEEEKKNVDSWYDEVSSGKEDPFTDEQHKVKVKQAIFAAFPPSIQASKKQARVVRLRWISVAASILIFGVSGLLIYQKSQPFIQSDTAVSIAFTQISTLPGEQRELQLPDHSIITLNGNTQVRYHEQEYLKSRKIYLDKGEAFFNVQRDTLHPFSIETGTLTIAVLGTSFNVNNSEQSKNITIDVKTGRVRVGSNLNTSLHVLTAGKRLQYEKDQGSYKLYDSNPDYANIWTRGGILMSGANFSELQELIYNRYGLILRSDSLDTASFSYSLLLPQVKSVDQLLHMICTIHQINFRREGNEIILHK
- a CDS encoding RNA polymerase sigma factor — its product is MFTQTKKEILYLSRFKNGDPRAFTYFFDAYWEELYALAYRHLQDEAISKDIVQEVFIQIWEKRHLLKEDYESIKPYFFKAIKNKILNHYATEKVRKNIMEKMLYRMDKFTASNDNTLAQYQELENIVDRSVARLPKTMQAVYLLRNDNYTIKQIAQKLSIAEQTVKNHLYEAKKILKQDLTQRFADHDDILLVLASVYLFHNFLT
- a CDS encoding DEAD/DEAH box helicase, with product MNKSDLKQKDILKFWRDVEIFDLPSFDNEARILNEKEILPWNNTNRTVKKNYKWRYTLIFGKIDKTSIVNHLNDLLGITDPNDWETPVTGASSLSALMLNENGQIENEEYMVSSYLLGIKALEKNLHLSTIPKAIMESKNDFYERYNLKSNNDNDDKLEQEESISWDHLLKEIAYVSGFSEWSAKKIDVYVLEKLVPKDSEGNLSLFNSFYLDDLNYLSGIEEDKLGQALQSYLHLNPLKEKREDLIGSPDYLFQSIAPRLMSAGRWPSNIAHGLYTAQLGAVNTIFANLREQRGLQGVNGPPGTGKTTLLKDIIAEVIVERAKVISALGCHSIFDSGNRIIEQESGFNLYTYPLNKALRNNFGIVVASNNNAAVENISKELPLKSKIDIKEFPNADYFSDFSQNLIQEESWGVLAAALGNSKNRSSFRQAFWKANNADGEPAFHDFLYSLYKDAEDDQTYAYMKSFDEKNSLFMSLLNEFEAFKKLASSFHTQLPKYINNKKIQDSTRVEANEIAENLHSLKEEEKTINALIDQIEEDVNRLQNLIKLQTVRKPLFFFFHKLFQSNKFKQWNLQAEELMNDLNAGNLSLKKTRDHLSLNNAALGKLMTQEANNKKVLASLEQFFLAYEKLQDELFSTYGIEPKNLLNTDLLQKDLNEIQLLNPYHSAKIAKLRSDIFITGLQLHHDAILANAKKIKNNLNAYFMMSSGWVKVESDMAQNLWDTFFLCVPVVSTTLASASRLFANLNTEQIGWLLVDEAGQATPQSVAGLIHRSKRCIIVGDPLQVEPVVTIPENLVTKLRQQNNVHVDWSPCKTSVQQLADRVSLAGTYMQVGNSDDKIWTGFPLRTHRRCDEPMFSIANQIAYGNQMVKAIKTNSEEEFIGPSTWFHIETTTEPQNKHVIIEEITFLRHKISRLIDKMDYKGHIYVISPFKSVADYCKNEFKQHQQVFCGTIHTFQGKEADIVFLVLGSDPKSSGARNWASEKPNMLNVALTRAQKRFYVIGNKKLWATCDYFSTMARNLQ
- a CDS encoding SusC/RagA family TonB-linked outer membrane protein, whose amino-acid sequence is MYKITKLSTLAAALAFSSSVFISEVTATSVYAHNRQVKSEGINIHLKAGNASQALLLLSQQTGLGIGYDKQALQLEKVAIKEHTFQNASFEEVLRYILKNTNIHSKKVNGAVVLVGEQVQQNFNMRLHVIDETGKPIAGASIKIRSTGQSILTDAKGDAQLKVPAGTYTLLVTHISYGTKEISAVKIDANTVGVQSVILEENKNELGEVVVTALGIKRQDRSLGYAVGTVKGEDLNRVNNDNFMIAMAGKVPGVAISATGPTGASVSMVIRGASSLSSDNQPLFVVDGVPIMNQLNNIGQIGDDNKVDYGNAISNINPEDIENISVLKGPSAAALYGSRAGNGVVLITTKSGKNAEKMTINLTSNTVFDIPYHYIDLHNKFASGTMPWKPGDLAGDLTIEEESSYMVGPALDRGYKAIQWNSPRDADGNQIPTELKSYPNNIKNFVQTGITSTNGISLANRSERLDYRFSYSNMNNRGIVPNADLFRNTLNINATMRLRDNLSLGMSLDASRNNSNNRPATNRGTNPLQAAYEVAPHINILDLKDYWMPGQEGLQQRSQSMGNFNNPYFLAYGVNNGFVRDRVFGNLRLDWNIRKDWNMMVRYATDVYWENRETKIPYSYTNEPRGAYGIVNLMNMEQNIDFLTTYNKKLGDFHATGSLGGNLRYSKSNSVQNASKNGAGLITPGLYSLSNISPLNLDFASSLSERAVNSVYGLINLSYRDMVYLDLTGRNDWSSTLPAANRSYFYPSASLSLLADRVFTLPAAVSLFKLRGGIARVGNDTGSYNLFNVLSNPGSWGDVLRITRSGKLLLPDLKPEEATSYEIGTDIGIWKNRLKFEGTYYTLDNKNQIISTTLPSSSGFSSRNINAGLLSSKGIELALSGRPIEKENWTWDLGVNWHRNRTRINELSEGVEFHTFWTDGRGGARTYVGEEIGDLYDSQLVTVEDPSSPYNGYPILDKNGSWQAVRINNSRNKIGNFNPDFSMGIQSSLRYKKWTMNIAADMRFGGKFMSQTYRYFESNLTTQRFLDQLINPNGLTGESLRNYLIENDLVRVQGNRYPIVGGPGDEYGGYPVNVGGNVGNFGVFNPGVIAEYDAQGNITGYKENLGGEGTQYIAYSDNYPWDFMNAATFDASFIKLRELSFSYDLKGKWLTRMGIDGGSVGVYTRNLLLWTKAKVGIDPEMAFQSEVGVGFKQGIERYNVTPWTMPIGFKVNITF